The genomic segment GCGGATGCCGGAATTCATGGGAAGCAACATGGACCTCGTGGCCGAGTTCTACAACATGCTCGATGACGGGCAAAAAGCCCAAGTGATCGCCAAGGCCCGCAAAAAGATGGAGCGGTCCAGGCAGTTCCGTTCCGAGGGATAGGGCTTGAATCGATGAGAGAAACCCGCCCCCGGCCCCCCTGTTGCAGCGGTCTCCCGCTACGCGGGAAACCGCACCCGGATCCCATAGGGGCGGGTTTTCCATCGGCGGGTTCGACAAGCTCGCCGCAGGCAGGCTCAGGATCTGCGACAAACCCGCCCGAACCCCAAGCTCCGGCCCGACCGTGATGAAGAATGGAGAACGAACCCCCGTAGGGGCGAATACTCATTCGCCCCTGTCCCTTTCGGAGCGAACGGGGGAGAGCAGATCGGATCGGGACCTCGCAAGGGGAGGACCCGGACTGGAAAGAAAGTCGATCACGAAGGCAATGTGGCGGTGCATGGCGTGAAATGCGCCCAATGTATCGTGTTGCCGGATGGCTTCAAGGATGTTCTCGTGCTGGGATAACACGGCCTCCACGTTGGCCGGGGATTCGAAGAGTCTGAGGAGATTCGCCTTGATACTCAGACGAAGGAAGTCCTGAAGATACTTCGCAACGTGAATCTGTACGGGGTTCTTGCCTGCGTAGGCGATCCTCATGTGAAACTGAGTGTCCTCGTCAAAAGGCACGCCCCCTTCGTCCGTTCCGGCCCGCATTTCAGCGCAGCCTTTCTCTATGAGGGCGATGTCTTCTTCCGTGGCCCGGGCCGCCGCCAGCATGGCGGAATTGCACTCGAGGCCGAGGCGCACTTCCATCAGATCCAAGGGGGTTGCTTCGATGCCGTCGATGGCAACCTTGAACGGATTGGTGCTTAGCCCGGCGTCCGGGGAACACACGAACGTGCCCTGGCCCTGGCGGTGCTTCACCAGATCCCGGTCCACCAGTTTGCGGATGGCCTCCCGAATCGTGGGCCGGCTCACGCCCATGACTTTGGCCAATTCGCGTTCAGGAAGGATCTGATCTCCGGGTTTGAGTTGTCCTCGAAAGATCAGATCGCGAAGCTGCTCGAACACCTGATCCGAAATCCTACGAGTTTTTATGGTTCCGTATGGAGGCATTATGCTGTAAGTAAGGTCCCGGAGCCCGTGTGGCGCGGCTTCTCCGGGGCTTGTGTCCGTTCGGATTCATGCGTAACGGTTTGCCCGGTCCGCAATCGGCGCAGTGCAAACGTGACGGTTTTGTGTATCCATGGTATTGTGAAACCGCCGGAAAAAAGGGCTTGCCGGTTTCGGAAAGTACAAGAAGACCGACGTTGGTCGCATCATTGGTCATGTGAAAACCTACATAAAGCCACCTTCGCCCGACAGGTTCTAATTTCTTTCAACTATAGATAGTTTCGTCTGTTTCGTCAAGCCGTAAAAAACATTTGACAACGCCTTGCGCATCACATAGAGTAATTGGTCATACCAATTGGGTGGATCGTCGGCTTCGTTTTCCGATTGAACGCATTCGACATAGCGGCAAACCTGTACGGCCGCTTCCGCAATAAAAGGGTACATCTCATGCTCCTCGCACCTCGGATCAGGATCGCACGCGTCCGCACCTTGCTTGGCAGACATAGAACGACGAAGGGCCTGCTTTTCATCATGCTCGTTTCGGGCATCATGCTGTTCGTATGTCCCACGGCCGGAGCTTCCTGGCTTATCGACCCCGACCGTTTCCATGTATCCGCCCACGGCCAAATCTCCTGCCGGGACTGCCACGAAGACTTCGAACGAAATACCCATCCGGATTCGGCCGATATTGTCAGGAACCGGCTCGACTTCTTTAAATTGGAACAATGCCTCGAATGCCATGACCAGATTCAGGAAGATCTCGGCAAGGGGCTTCACGGCGCCTTGAAAGTGGAGGACGTTCAAGCCTATGAGACCTGCATCAACTGCCACGATCCTCACTACCAGCTAAGCCTGGGCAAAAACCGCATGGCCGACTTCGACCCCGCCAAACCTCCGCGCGCCCAATGTGGAGTGTGCCATGAGGAACGGACGACCCTGCCCGCGCTTGGCGCCGAAGAGGCCGCCTGCATGGAGTGCCACCGGGAAGCGGATCTGAAGCGCCCGGAAGAGGTCAAGCGGCTTCAGCATATCTGCTTCAACTGCCATGCTCCTTCCGGAACGCCGTCCGTTC from the Deltaproteobacteria bacterium genome contains:
- a CDS encoding FadR family transcriptional regulator, whose product is MPPYGTIKTRRISDQVFEQLRDLIFRGQLKPGDQILPERELAKVMGVSRPTIREAIRKLVDRDLVKHRQGQGTFVCSPDAGLSTNPFKVAIDGIEATPLDLMEVRLGLECNSAMLAAARATEEDIALIEKGCAEMRAGTDEGGVPFDEDTQFHMRIAYAGKNPVQIHVAKYLQDFLRLSIKANLLRLFESPANVEAVLSQHENILEAIRQHDTLGAFHAMHRHIAFVIDFLSSPGPPLARSRSDLLSPVRSERDRGE